A portion of the Actomonas aquatica genome contains these proteins:
- the ilvB gene encoding biosynthetic-type acetolactate synthase large subunit, translating into MKTSSQPTDFPSPEIGREMNGADVVVECLIREGVDVIFAYPGGASQELHQALARTDKIRTILPRHEQGGSFAAEGYARVKGDVGVCMATSGPGATNLVSAIADAYMDSIPMVAITGQVYSKFIGKSAFQETDFYGMTLPIVKHSYLVMDAADLPRVFKEAFHLARSGRPGPVVIDIPKDVQQTRLTPVFPASVEFANPYVGQQHAASDEQLKEVLNLIAKAKRPILYCGGGIISAEASAELKAFAEATNVAVATTLMGVGAFPETHELSLQWFGMHGAAYGNWAVDQADLLLGFGARFDDRITGDVNKFAPEATIVHIDIDASEHNKNKRVELPIQADIKQALTRLNELIATHNFTPPDTSEWHAQLQAWKRDHPFAYEDGPHITSQEAIKTLYELTKGEAIITTGVGQHQMWAAQFYRFDKPRHYISSLGLGAMGFGYPAALGAKVAAPDKQVVDIDGDGSFAMNIQELATAKIEKIGAKALILNNQHLGMVVQWEDRFYGSIRGNTILGDENNIGGPENPEALYPDFVKIAEGYGIPGRRVIRKEDLREAMQEMLDCEGPYLLDVIVPYTEHVMPMVPAGKTVKEMILK; encoded by the coding sequence ATGAAAACGTCCTCCCAACCCACCGACTTTCCCTCGCCTGAAATTGGCCGCGAAATGAATGGTGCCGACGTAGTTGTCGAGTGCCTGATTCGTGAAGGGGTGGACGTAATCTTCGCCTACCCGGGCGGCGCGTCCCAAGAGCTCCATCAGGCTCTCGCCCGCACCGACAAGATCCGCACCATCCTGCCGCGTCACGAGCAGGGCGGTTCCTTCGCCGCCGAGGGCTACGCCCGCGTGAAGGGCGACGTTGGCGTCTGCATGGCCACCAGCGGCCCCGGCGCGACCAACCTCGTTTCCGCCATCGCCGATGCCTACATGGACTCCATCCCGATGGTCGCCATCACCGGTCAGGTTTACTCCAAGTTCATCGGTAAGAGCGCTTTCCAGGAGACCGACTTCTACGGCATGACCCTGCCGATCGTGAAGCACTCCTACCTCGTGATGGACGCCGCCGATCTGCCGCGCGTCTTCAAAGAGGCCTTCCATCTCGCCCGCAGCGGTCGTCCCGGCCCCGTCGTCATCGACATCCCGAAGGACGTCCAACAGACCCGCCTCACTCCGGTTTTCCCGGCTTCCGTCGAGTTCGCCAACCCCTACGTGGGTCAGCAGCACGCCGCCAGCGACGAGCAGCTGAAAGAGGTGCTCAACCTCATCGCCAAGGCCAAACGCCCCATCCTCTACTGCGGGGGCGGCATCATCTCCGCCGAGGCTTCCGCCGAGCTCAAAGCCTTTGCCGAAGCCACCAACGTCGCCGTGGCCACCACCCTCATGGGCGTCGGTGCCTTCCCCGAAACCCACGAGCTTTCGCTGCAGTGGTTCGGCATGCACGGCGCCGCCTACGGCAACTGGGCCGTCGATCAGGCCGACCTCCTGCTCGGCTTTGGTGCCCGTTTCGACGACCGCATCACCGGCGATGTCAACAAGTTCGCGCCCGAAGCGACCATCGTCCACATCGACATCGACGCCTCGGAGCACAACAAAAACAAACGCGTCGAGCTGCCGATCCAGGCCGACATCAAGCAGGCCCTCACCCGCCTCAACGAGCTCATCGCCACCCACAACTTCACCCCGCCCGATACCAGCGAGTGGCACGCCCAACTCCAGGCGTGGAAGCGCGACCACCCCTTCGCCTACGAAGACGGTCCGCACATCACCTCCCAAGAGGCGATCAAGACCCTATACGAGCTCACCAAGGGCGAAGCCATCATCACCACCGGCGTGGGTCAGCACCAGATGTGGGCCGCCCAGTTCTACCGCTTCGACAAGCCCCGCCACTACATCAGCTCCCTCGGCCTCGGCGCGATGGGCTTCGGTTACCCGGCCGCCCTCGGCGCCAAGGTCGCCGCGCCCGACAAGCAGGTCGTCGACATCGATGGCGACGGTTCCTTTGCGATGAACATCCAGGAGCTCGCCACCGCCAAGATCGAGAAGATCGGCGCCAAGGCTCTCATCCTCAACAACCAGCACCTCGGTATGGTCGTGCAGTGGGAAGACCGCTTCTACGGCTCCATCCGCGGTAACACCATTCTCGGCGACGAGAACAACATCGGTGGCCCGGAAAATCCCGAAGCGCTCTACCCGGACTTCGTGAAGATCGCCGAAGGTTACGGCATCCCCGGCCGTCGCGTCATCCGCAAGGAAGACCTGCGCGAGGCCATGCAGGAGATGCTCGACTGCGAAGGCCCCTACCTGCTCGACGTCATCGTGCCCTACACCGAACACGTCATGCCGATGGTCCCCGCCGGCAAGACGGTGAAGGAAATGATCCTCAAGTAA
- a CDS encoding TIGR00282 family metallophosphoesterase, whose product MRATEVQGAAVIRILFIGDIVGRPGRDKIATWLGRLREKHRLDFVVANAENAAAGAGITGSIAKTLLGQGVDAITLGDHVWDQRGWEHEIDGFPKVCRPANLPTECPGRDHVVLEKNGFRLAVFTVLGRTYLNLKAECPFKGADTMLSRTVGAGVADAALVEIHAEATSEKIALGWYLDGRAAAVLGTHTHVPTADATVLPNGTAFITDVGMTGPYRGVLGRQIEPVVGRFVDGMPRRFGVAEEDVRLSGVLIDFNPETRRAERCELLVVK is encoded by the coding sequence TTGCGTGCGACCGAGGTGCAGGGTGCCGCGGTGATACGGATTCTTTTTATTGGCGACATCGTGGGCCGTCCGGGCCGGGACAAGATCGCGACCTGGTTGGGTCGATTGCGTGAGAAGCACCGCCTGGATTTTGTGGTCGCCAATGCGGAAAACGCCGCGGCGGGCGCGGGCATCACCGGCTCCATCGCCAAGACCCTGCTGGGCCAGGGCGTGGACGCGATCACACTCGGCGACCATGTGTGGGATCAGCGTGGTTGGGAGCACGAGATCGACGGTTTTCCGAAGGTCTGCCGGCCGGCCAACCTGCCGACGGAGTGCCCGGGGCGGGACCATGTGGTGCTGGAGAAAAACGGTTTCCGGCTGGCGGTGTTTACGGTGCTGGGACGCACCTATCTCAACCTGAAGGCGGAGTGTCCGTTTAAGGGGGCAGACACGATGTTGTCGCGCACGGTAGGGGCGGGCGTGGCCGATGCGGCGCTGGTTGAGATTCACGCCGAGGCGACCTCGGAAAAGATCGCGTTGGGTTGGTATTTGGACGGGCGCGCGGCGGCGGTGCTGGGCACGCACACCCACGTGCCGACGGCGGATGCGACGGTGTTGCCCAATGGCACCGCGTTCATCACCGACGTCGGCATGACCGGGCCTTACCGCGGGGTGTTGGGCCGGCAAATCGAGCCGGTGGTCGGGCGTTTCGTAGATGGGATGCCGCGTCGGTTTGGCGTGGCGGAGGAAGACGTGCGTTTGTCGGGCGTGTTGATCGATTTTAATCCCGAGACGCGCCGCGCCGAGCGCTGCGAGTTATTGGTCGTGAAGTGA
- a CDS encoding ArnT family glycosyltransferase translates to MAASPRGPLALWLAHWPKLALLLALGLHFHLVTANWSARFLPGHEFRQAQTAISATFIAREDNYSLAYPTPLFGPPWSIPMEFPLYQWGTAWLSTHTDWSVVESGRALNLACFYLSLVGLVLLLRELRPRETIGRWLAPTLLLCSPVYLFFTRAVLIESMALMFSVWFLWAFARMCHRSSLSWAVVASVLGGLAALVKVTTFMAWCGAAALGGILWSWQQWRAAGWAAWRRTLWLGTVTAVLPGGLTVWWLRTADAIKATSPGGSWLQSENLRSFNLGTWADRTNPTTWAEAATNAARAVSPAWIILAVAVAATALAWRRRDRWPWIALAWFIAVPVGFPILYSYHDYYFYANGIALLTAAAWCLAGLQNLRHRLRYAAPLLLIAVCAAQLHGYIRDYREIQLVDSPGGTLVTALIREKLPTDSVLIVLGDDWAASIPFYADRRAFMLHNQIMGDPATAVKLLGCLEDEEIAGLLVAREMRDKPTLIEPITTALDLDPQISITDGHHDLYLSNHLRGVVRYATEQDPNYRTLVVNRAADEPVLPPSIVADNSLQAVPPELAESLFSFASPRPHHYSAKYDLEVANINGQLVLTAHPDADIWIQPPPTAHTVKMTFGMRPESYERAETLSDGVEFIVYGVDAAGTQTPLFTRTLTPVSAPADRGAQTVSFPLPSPLPAHLIFATRRNEGYSFDWAYWQRIEVK, encoded by the coding sequence GTGGCCGCCTCCCCGCGCGGACCGCTCGCGCTCTGGTTGGCCCATTGGCCCAAGCTCGCCCTGCTCCTCGCCCTCGGGCTGCATTTCCATCTCGTCACCGCAAATTGGTCGGCGCGCTTCCTGCCGGGTCACGAGTTCCGCCAAGCGCAGACTGCCATCTCCGCGACCTTCATCGCGCGGGAAGATAACTACAGCCTCGCTTACCCCACGCCCCTCTTCGGCCCGCCGTGGTCGATCCCGATGGAGTTTCCGCTCTACCAATGGGGCACGGCCTGGCTCTCCACCCACACGGACTGGTCTGTCGTCGAGAGTGGCCGCGCGCTCAATCTCGCCTGCTTCTACCTCTCCCTCGTCGGTCTCGTCCTGCTGCTCCGCGAACTGCGTCCCCGCGAGACCATCGGTCGCTGGCTCGCACCGACCCTGCTGCTCTGCTCGCCGGTCTACCTGTTCTTCACCCGCGCCGTGCTCATCGAGTCCATGGCGCTCATGTTCAGCGTATGGTTTCTCTGGGCCTTCGCCCGCATGTGCCACCGCTCGAGTCTGAGCTGGGCCGTCGTCGCCAGTGTGCTCGGTGGCCTCGCCGCCCTCGTCAAAGTCACCACTTTCATGGCCTGGTGTGGCGCCGCCGCTCTCGGTGGCATCCTCTGGAGCTGGCAACAATGGCGCGCCGCCGGCTGGGCCGCCTGGCGTCGCACGCTCTGGTTGGGCACCGTCACCGCCGTCCTGCCCGGCGGCCTCACCGTATGGTGGTTGCGCACCGCCGATGCCATCAAAGCCACCTCCCCCGGCGGCAGTTGGCTGCAATCAGAGAACCTGCGCAGCTTCAACCTCGGCACCTGGGCCGACCGCACCAACCCCACCACCTGGGCCGAAGCCGCCACCAACGCCGCCCGCGCCGTTTCGCCCGCGTGGATCATCCTCGCGGTCGCCGTCGCCGCCACCGCCCTCGCCTGGCGCCGTCGGGATCGCTGGCCGTGGATCGCCCTCGCCTGGTTCATCGCCGTGCCAGTCGGCTTTCCGATCCTGTATTCGTATCACGACTACTATTTCTACGCCAACGGCATCGCCCTGCTCACCGCCGCCGCCTGGTGTCTGGCCGGGCTGCAAAACCTGCGCCATCGCTTGCGCTACGCCGCTCCGCTCCTGCTGATCGCCGTCTGCGCCGCCCAACTCCACGGCTACATCCGCGACTACCGCGAGATCCAGCTGGTCGACTCGCCCGGCGGCACCCTCGTCACTGCCCTCATCCGCGAAAAACTGCCCACCGACAGCGTGCTCATCGTGCTCGGCGACGATTGGGCCGCCTCGATTCCCTTCTACGCCGATCGCCGCGCCTTCATGTTGCACAACCAGATCATGGGCGACCCGGCCACCGCCGTGAAGCTGCTCGGCTGTCTCGAGGACGAAGAGATCGCCGGCCTGCTCGTCGCTCGAGAGATGCGGGATAAACCCACCCTCATCGAACCCATCACCACTGCCCTCGACCTCGATCCCCAGATTTCCATCACCGACGGCCACCACGATCTCTACCTCAGCAATCACCTGCGCGGCGTCGTCCGCTACGCCACCGAACAGGACCCCAACTACCGCACCCTCGTCGTCAACCGCGCTGCCGACGAACCCGTGCTCCCGCCCTCCATCGTCGCCGACAACTCGCTCCAAGCCGTCCCCCCCGAGCTGGCCGAGAGCCTCTTCTCCTTCGCCAGCCCGCGCCCCCACCACTACAGCGCGAAATACGATCTCGAGGTCGCCAACATCAACGGCCAACTCGTGCTCACCGCCCATCCCGACGCCGACATCTGGATTCAACCGCCGCCCACCGCCCACACCGTGAAGATGACCTTCGGCATGCGCCCCGAGAGCTACGAACGCGCCGAAACCCTCTCCGATGGCGTCGAGTTTATCGTCTACGGCGTCGATGCCGCCGGCACCCAAACCCCGCTCTTTACCCGCACCCTCACCCCCGTTTCCGCCCCCGCCGACCGCGGTGCGCAAACCGTTTCGTTCCCGCTGCCGTCGCCCCTCCCGGCTCACCTGATTTTTGCCACCCGCCGCAACGAGGGCTACAGCTTCGACTGGGCCTATTGGCAACGCATCGAGGTCAAGTAA
- a CDS encoding acetyl-CoA carboxylase carboxyltransferase subunit alpha, with protein sequence MDKPAYTLEFEKPLRDLTAQLDALRQQSLENNLDLSDEIAGIKKKIEATQRDIYSNLTPWQRVQIARHPQRPYSLDYINALCTDFQELHGDRRFGDDQALIGGTAFFRGEPVMIVAQQKGRETKDKIARNFGHPQPEGYRKALRLMEMAEKFGLPLLSFIDTPGAYPGVGSEERHVSEAIAVNLREMAMLRIPTISVVVGEGGSGGAIGIGVTNRVLMMENSYYSVITPEGCAAILYKDAAEAPRAATALKIDAINLDKFGIVDEVIPEPFGGAHHDPAQTAQTLGYALQKHLNDLKGLSPEQLLDTRYERFRHMGVYEEAGVAKA encoded by the coding sequence ATGGATAAGCCCGCCTATACGCTGGAGTTCGAGAAGCCGTTGCGCGACCTCACCGCGCAGCTCGACGCGCTGCGTCAGCAATCCCTCGAGAACAATTTGGATCTGAGCGACGAGATCGCCGGCATCAAAAAGAAGATCGAGGCCACCCAGCGCGACATCTACTCCAACCTCACGCCGTGGCAGCGGGTCCAGATCGCACGCCACCCCCAGCGCCCCTACTCGCTGGATTACATCAACGCCCTGTGCACCGATTTCCAGGAGCTGCACGGCGACCGCCGTTTTGGCGACGACCAGGCGCTCATCGGCGGCACCGCCTTCTTCCGCGGCGAACCCGTTATGATCGTGGCCCAGCAAAAGGGCCGCGAGACCAAGGACAAAATTGCCCGCAATTTCGGCCACCCCCAGCCCGAGGGCTACCGCAAGGCCCTGCGCCTGATGGAAATGGCCGAGAAGTTTGGCCTGCCCCTCCTTTCCTTCATCGACACCCCCGGCGCCTACCCGGGCGTCGGCTCCGAGGAACGCCACGTTTCCGAAGCCATCGCCGTCAACCTCCGCGAAATGGCCATGCTCCGCATCCCGACCATCTCCGTGGTGGTGGGTGAAGGCGGTTCCGGCGGCGCCATCGGCATCGGCGTCACCAACCGCGTGCTCATGATGGAGAACAGCTACTACTCCGTGATCACCCCCGAGGGCTGCGCCGCCATCCTCTACAAGGACGCCGCCGAGGCGCCCCGCGCCGCCACCGCCCTCAAGATCGACGCCATCAACCTCGACAAGTTTGGCATCGTCGACGAGGTCATCCCCGAACCTTTCGGCGGCGCCCATCACGACCCCGCCCAAACCGCCCAGACTCTGGGCTACGCCCTGCAAAAGCACCTCAACGACCTCAAGGGTCTCTCTCCAGAGCAACTCCTCGATACTCGCTACGAACGCTTCCGTCACATGGGCGTCTACGAGGAGGCCGGAGTTGCCAAAGCCTGA
- a CDS encoding tetratricopeptide repeat protein, with protein MTEDALQTLIEDATFDYTMGDHDAAMAKINEATSAAPQSFAAWHASAEIHLNLERLDEALHAAEQAHALQPDDLFINTTLSRIWVGKGDKEAAERFGARAKMLGWKDQLKTPPGQTDGIN; from the coding sequence ATGACCGAAGACGCCCTCCAAACCCTCATCGAAGACGCCACCTTCGACTACACCATGGGCGACCACGATGCAGCCATGGCCAAAATCAACGAGGCCACCTCCGCCGCCCCCCAGTCCTTTGCCGCTTGGCACGCCAGCGCCGAGATCCACCTCAACCTCGAGCGCCTCGACGAGGCCCTCCACGCCGCCGAACAGGCCCACGCGCTTCAGCCCGACGACCTCTTCATCAACACCACCCTCTCCCGCATTTGGGTGGGCAAAGGCGACAAGGAAGCCGCCGAACGTTTCGGTGCCCGCGCCAAAATGCTTGGCTGGAAAGACCAGCTCAAGACCCCGCCCGGCCAGACCGACGGCATCAATTGA
- a CDS encoding YceI family protein, producing the protein MKKTILAFLLSLSIAGAAMAAPASYDFKDPKGVNAISFHLDSLLEPIAGTANGISGTVSFDPANPAATTGTIVVATPSLKVTNDTMRDHLLSEGWIDAAGHPEITFAIESLSDVSTAGTTTTATAHGSFTLKGVTKDISVPVKLTYLADAFGKRINKPEIGGDLLVVRGEFSISRSDYGIRPGQNEDKVADQIDLSIAMVGSAPDA; encoded by the coding sequence ATGAAAAAGACCATCCTTGCCTTCCTCCTCTCCCTGTCCATCGCCGGTGCTGCGATGGCCGCTCCGGCGTCCTATGACTTCAAGGACCCGAAGGGCGTGAACGCGATTTCCTTCCATCTGGACTCGCTGCTCGAGCCCATCGCCGGCACCGCCAACGGCATCTCCGGCACCGTGTCCTTCGACCCGGCCAATCCGGCCGCCACCACCGGCACCATCGTCGTCGCCACTCCGTCGCTCAAGGTCACCAACGACACCATGCGTGACCACCTCCTCAGCGAGGGCTGGATCGATGCCGCCGGTCATCCTGAGATCACCTTCGCCATCGAGAGCCTCTCCGACGTCTCCACCGCCGGCACCACCACCACCGCCACCGCCCACGGTTCCTTCACCCTCAAGGGCGTGACCAAGGACATCTCTGTGCCGGTCAAACTCACCTACCTCGCCGACGCCTTCGGCAAGCGCATCAACAAGCCCGAGATCGGCGGCGACCTGCTCGTCGTGCGCGGCGAATTCTCCATCAGCCGCTCCGACTACGGCATCCGTCCCGGCCAGAACGAGGACAAGGTCGCCGACCAAATCGACCTCAGCATCGCCATGGTCGGCAGCGCGCCCGACGCCTGA